One Equus asinus isolate D_3611 breed Donkey chromosome 26, EquAss-T2T_v2, whole genome shotgun sequence genomic window carries:
- the LOC106840903 gene encoding leukocyte immunoglobulin-like receptor subfamily B member 5 isoform X20 has translation MSPKLTFLLCLGLSVGLRTSGQAGIYRKPSLSALPSPVVTSGGFVTLQCISWQGFDRFILTKEGEHRPSWTLDSQRRHNGQFQALFPVGPVTPSYRWTFRCCGCYRYIHQQCSEPSDPVELLVPGVSGKPSLLSQQGSIMTFGRNLTLQCLSDVGYDRFALSKEGGHNLPQRLSERPQTGRSQADFLLGRVSLSHGGRYRCYGGHKFSSKWSTPSDPLDILVAGVLPDTPSLSVQPGPTVAVGENMTLLCQTRSQRDILFLSKEGTMVSPLRLRSKYQAQQYQAQFSMSPVTSAHGGTYRCYSSFSTSPYELSHPSDALELVVSGPSGDPTSPPTWPNLTSGGSEDRLSATESGQWKGVQGLKPYQNVLIGISVAFVLLLFLFVLLLIRHRQQGKCRTSGAADPPPKDRGLYIRSFSPQRPQTPTSPLAPCLSLTLPSPPQAPAQLLMPRKRPSVRRRGGAALG, from the exons ATGTCCCCCAAGCTCACATTCCTGCTCTGCCTTG GGCTGAGTGTGGGACTGAGGACCTCAGGGCAGGCAG gAATCTACAGAAAACCCTCCCTCTCAGCCCTGCCGAGCCCTGTGGTGACCTCAGGAGGGTTTGTGACCCTCCAGTGTATCTCATGGCAGGGATTTGACAGGTTCATTCTGACTAAGGAAGGAGAACACAGGCCCTCGTGGACTTTGGACTCACAGCGACGCCACAACGGGCAGTTCCAGGCCCTGTTTCCTGTGGGCCCTGTCACCCCAAGTTACAGGTGGACATTCAGATGCTGTGGCTGTTACAGGTATATCCACCAGCAGTGCTCAGAACCCAGTGATCCCGTGGAGCTCCTGGTTCCTG GTGTGTCTGGGAAGCCCTCCCTCCTGAGCCAGCAGGGCTCTATCATGACCTTTGGACGGAACTTGACTCTCCAGTGTCTCTCTGACGTCGGCTATGACAGATTCGCTCTGTCCAAGGAGGGAGGACATAACCTCCCCCAGCGCCTCAGTGAACGGCCCCAGACTGGACGTTCTCAAGCTGATTTCCTCCTGGGCCGTGTGAGCTTGTCCCATGGGGGCCGGTACAGATGCTATGGTGGACACAAGTTCTCCTCCAAGTGGTCAACCCCCAGCGACCCCCTGGACATCCTGGTGGCAG GAGTACTCCCTGACACACCCTCCCTCTCGGTGCAGCCAGGACCCACAGTAGCTGTAGGAGAGAACATGACCCTGCTGTGTCAGACACGGAGCCAGAGGGACATTTTATTTCTGTCCAAGGAGGGGACAATGGTTTCCCCCCTGCGTCTTAGATCAAAGTACCAAGCTCAGCAGTACCAGGCCCAATTCTCCATGAGTCCTGTGACCTCAGCACATGGGGGGACCTACAGGTGTTACAGCTCATTCAGCACCTCCCCTTACGAGTTGTCACACCCCAGTGACGCCCTGGAGCTCGTGGTCTCAG GACCCTCTGGggaccccacctccccacccacaTGGCCCAACTTAACATCTG GAGGCTCAGAGGATCGACTCTCTGCAACAGAGTCAGGCCAGTGGAAGG GTGTCCAAGGTCTCAAACCGTACCAGAATGTTCTGATCGGGATCTCTGTGGCCTTCGTCCTGCTGCTCTTCCTCTTCGTTCTCCTCCTCATCCGACATCGACAACAGGGCAAATGCAGGACATCAG GGGCTGCAGACCCACCTCCCAAGGACAGAGGCCTGTACATCCGGTCATTCTCGCCACAAAGACCCCAGACTCCCACCTCGCCCTTGGCCCCATGTCTGTCTCTAACACTCCCGTCTCCTCCCCAAGCTCCAGCCCAGCTGCTGATGCCCAGGAAGAGACCCTCTGTGAGAAGAAGAGGAGGTGCTGccctgggg TAG
- the LOC106840903 gene encoding leukocyte immunoglobulin-like receptor subfamily B member 5 isoform X12 yields MSPKLTFLLCLGLSVGLRTSGQAGIYRKPSLSALPSPVVTSGGFVTLQCISWQGFDRFILTKEGEHRPSWTLDSQRRHNGQFQALFPVGPVTPSYRWTFRCCGCYRYIHQQCSEPSDPVELLVPGVSGKPSLLSQQGSIMTFGRNLTLQCLSDVGYDRFALSKEGGHNLPQRLSERPQTGRSQADFLLGRVSLSHGGRYRCYGGHKFSSKWSTPSDPLDILVAGVLPDTPSLSVQPGPTVAVGENMTLLCQTRSQRDILFLSKEGTMVSPLRLRSKYQAQQYQAQFSMSPVTSAHGGTYRCYSSFSTSPYELSHPSDALELVVSGPSGDPTSPPTWPNLTSGGSEDRLSATESGQWKGVQGLKPYQNVLIGISVAFVLLLFLFVLLLIRHRQQGKCRTSGAADPPPKDRGLYIRSFSPQRPQTPTSPLAPCLSLTLPSPPQAPAQLLMPRKRPSVRRRGGAALGVGTEISMPP; encoded by the exons ATGTCCCCCAAGCTCACATTCCTGCTCTGCCTTG GGCTGAGTGTGGGACTGAGGACCTCAGGGCAGGCAG gAATCTACAGAAAACCCTCCCTCTCAGCCCTGCCGAGCCCTGTGGTGACCTCAGGAGGGTTTGTGACCCTCCAGTGTATCTCATGGCAGGGATTTGACAGGTTCATTCTGACTAAGGAAGGAGAACACAGGCCCTCGTGGACTTTGGACTCACAGCGACGCCACAACGGGCAGTTCCAGGCCCTGTTTCCTGTGGGCCCTGTCACCCCAAGTTACAGGTGGACATTCAGATGCTGTGGCTGTTACAGGTATATCCACCAGCAGTGCTCAGAACCCAGTGATCCCGTGGAGCTCCTGGTTCCTG GTGTGTCTGGGAAGCCCTCCCTCCTGAGCCAGCAGGGCTCTATCATGACCTTTGGACGGAACTTGACTCTCCAGTGTCTCTCTGACGTCGGCTATGACAGATTCGCTCTGTCCAAGGAGGGAGGACATAACCTCCCCCAGCGCCTCAGTGAACGGCCCCAGACTGGACGTTCTCAAGCTGATTTCCTCCTGGGCCGTGTGAGCTTGTCCCATGGGGGCCGGTACAGATGCTATGGTGGACACAAGTTCTCCTCCAAGTGGTCAACCCCCAGCGACCCCCTGGACATCCTGGTGGCAG GAGTACTCCCTGACACACCCTCCCTCTCGGTGCAGCCAGGACCCACAGTAGCTGTAGGAGAGAACATGACCCTGCTGTGTCAGACACGGAGCCAGAGGGACATTTTATTTCTGTCCAAGGAGGGGACAATGGTTTCCCCCCTGCGTCTTAGATCAAAGTACCAAGCTCAGCAGTACCAGGCCCAATTCTCCATGAGTCCTGTGACCTCAGCACATGGGGGGACCTACAGGTGTTACAGCTCATTCAGCACCTCCCCTTACGAGTTGTCACACCCCAGTGACGCCCTGGAGCTCGTGGTCTCAG GACCCTCTGGggaccccacctccccacccacaTGGCCCAACTTAACATCTG GAGGCTCAGAGGATCGACTCTCTGCAACAGAGTCAGGCCAGTGGAAGG GTGTCCAAGGTCTCAAACCGTACCAGAATGTTCTGATCGGGATCTCTGTGGCCTTCGTCCTGCTGCTCTTCCTCTTCGTTCTCCTCCTCATCCGACATCGACAACAGGGCAAATGCAGGACATCAG GGGCTGCAGACCCACCTCCCAAGGACAGAGGCCTGTACATCCGGTCATTCTCGCCACAAAGACCCCAGACTCCCACCTCGCCCTTGGCCCCATGTCTGTCTCTAACACTCCCGTCTCCTCCCCAAGCTCCAGCCCAGCTGCTGATGCCCAGGAAGAGACCCTCTGTGAGAAGAAGAGGAGGTGCTGccctgggggtgggcacagagattTCA AT
- the LOC106840903 gene encoding leukocyte immunoglobulin-like receptor subfamily B member 5 isoform X15, translated as MSPKLTFLLCLGLSVGLRTSGQAGIYRKPSLSALPSPVVTSGGFVTLQCISWQGFDRFILTKEGEHRPSWTLDSQRRHNGQFQALFPVGPVTPSYRWTFRCCGCYRYIHQQCSEPSDPVELLVPGVSGKPSLLSQQGSIMTFGRNLTLQCLSDVGYDRFALSKEGGHNLPQRLSERPQTGRSQADFLLGRVSLSHGGRYRCYGGHKFSSKWSTPSDPLDILVAGVLPDTPSLSVQPGPTVAVGENMTLLCQTRSQRDILFLSKEGTMVSPLRLRSKYQAQQYQAQFSMSPVTSAHGGTYRCYSSFSTSPYELSHPSDALELVVSGPSGDPTSPPTWPNLTSGGSEDRLSATESGQWKGVQGLKPYQNVLIGISVAFVLLLFLFVLLLIRHRQQGKCRTSGAADPPPKDRGLYIRSFSPQRPQTPTSPLAPCLSLTLPSPPQAPAQLLMPRKRPSVRRRGGAALGMPP; from the exons ATGTCCCCCAAGCTCACATTCCTGCTCTGCCTTG GGCTGAGTGTGGGACTGAGGACCTCAGGGCAGGCAG gAATCTACAGAAAACCCTCCCTCTCAGCCCTGCCGAGCCCTGTGGTGACCTCAGGAGGGTTTGTGACCCTCCAGTGTATCTCATGGCAGGGATTTGACAGGTTCATTCTGACTAAGGAAGGAGAACACAGGCCCTCGTGGACTTTGGACTCACAGCGACGCCACAACGGGCAGTTCCAGGCCCTGTTTCCTGTGGGCCCTGTCACCCCAAGTTACAGGTGGACATTCAGATGCTGTGGCTGTTACAGGTATATCCACCAGCAGTGCTCAGAACCCAGTGATCCCGTGGAGCTCCTGGTTCCTG GTGTGTCTGGGAAGCCCTCCCTCCTGAGCCAGCAGGGCTCTATCATGACCTTTGGACGGAACTTGACTCTCCAGTGTCTCTCTGACGTCGGCTATGACAGATTCGCTCTGTCCAAGGAGGGAGGACATAACCTCCCCCAGCGCCTCAGTGAACGGCCCCAGACTGGACGTTCTCAAGCTGATTTCCTCCTGGGCCGTGTGAGCTTGTCCCATGGGGGCCGGTACAGATGCTATGGTGGACACAAGTTCTCCTCCAAGTGGTCAACCCCCAGCGACCCCCTGGACATCCTGGTGGCAG GAGTACTCCCTGACACACCCTCCCTCTCGGTGCAGCCAGGACCCACAGTAGCTGTAGGAGAGAACATGACCCTGCTGTGTCAGACACGGAGCCAGAGGGACATTTTATTTCTGTCCAAGGAGGGGACAATGGTTTCCCCCCTGCGTCTTAGATCAAAGTACCAAGCTCAGCAGTACCAGGCCCAATTCTCCATGAGTCCTGTGACCTCAGCACATGGGGGGACCTACAGGTGTTACAGCTCATTCAGCACCTCCCCTTACGAGTTGTCACACCCCAGTGACGCCCTGGAGCTCGTGGTCTCAG GACCCTCTGGggaccccacctccccacccacaTGGCCCAACTTAACATCTG GAGGCTCAGAGGATCGACTCTCTGCAACAGAGTCAGGCCAGTGGAAGG GTGTCCAAGGTCTCAAACCGTACCAGAATGTTCTGATCGGGATCTCTGTGGCCTTCGTCCTGCTGCTCTTCCTCTTCGTTCTCCTCCTCATCCGACATCGACAACAGGGCAAATGCAGGACATCAG GGGCTGCAGACCCACCTCCCAAGGACAGAGGCCTGTACATCCGGTCATTCTCGCCACAAAGACCCCAGACTCCCACCTCGCCCTTGGCCCCATGTCTGTCTCTAACACTCCCGTCTCCTCCCCAAGCTCCAGCCCAGCTGCTGATGCCCAGGAAGAGACCCTCTGTGAGAAGAAGAGGAGGTGCTGccctgggg AT
- the LOC106840903 gene encoding leukocyte immunoglobulin-like receptor subfamily B member 5 isoform X29 yields the protein MSPKLTFLLCLGLSVGLRTSGQAGIYRKPSLSALPSPVVTSGGFVTLQCISWQGFDRFILTKEGEHRPSWTLDSQRRHNGQFQALFPVGPVTPSYRWTFRCCGCYRYIHQQCSEPSDPVELLVPGVSGKPSLLSQQGSIMTFGRNLTLQCLSDVGYDRFALSKEGGHNLPQRLSERPQTGRSQADFLLGRVSLSHGGRYRCYGGHKFSSKWSTPSDPLDILVAGVLPDTPSLSVQPGPTVAVGENMTLLCQTRSQRDILFLSKEGTMVSPLRLRSKYQAQQYQAQFSMSPVTSAHGGTYRCYSSFSTSPYELSHPSDALELVVSGPSGDPTSPPTWPNLTSGGSEDRLSATESGQWKGVQGLKPYQNVLIGISVAFVLLLFLFVLLLIRHRQQGKCRTSAPAQLLMPRKRPSVRRRGGAALGVGTEIS from the exons ATGTCCCCCAAGCTCACATTCCTGCTCTGCCTTG GGCTGAGTGTGGGACTGAGGACCTCAGGGCAGGCAG gAATCTACAGAAAACCCTCCCTCTCAGCCCTGCCGAGCCCTGTGGTGACCTCAGGAGGGTTTGTGACCCTCCAGTGTATCTCATGGCAGGGATTTGACAGGTTCATTCTGACTAAGGAAGGAGAACACAGGCCCTCGTGGACTTTGGACTCACAGCGACGCCACAACGGGCAGTTCCAGGCCCTGTTTCCTGTGGGCCCTGTCACCCCAAGTTACAGGTGGACATTCAGATGCTGTGGCTGTTACAGGTATATCCACCAGCAGTGCTCAGAACCCAGTGATCCCGTGGAGCTCCTGGTTCCTG GTGTGTCTGGGAAGCCCTCCCTCCTGAGCCAGCAGGGCTCTATCATGACCTTTGGACGGAACTTGACTCTCCAGTGTCTCTCTGACGTCGGCTATGACAGATTCGCTCTGTCCAAGGAGGGAGGACATAACCTCCCCCAGCGCCTCAGTGAACGGCCCCAGACTGGACGTTCTCAAGCTGATTTCCTCCTGGGCCGTGTGAGCTTGTCCCATGGGGGCCGGTACAGATGCTATGGTGGACACAAGTTCTCCTCCAAGTGGTCAACCCCCAGCGACCCCCTGGACATCCTGGTGGCAG GAGTACTCCCTGACACACCCTCCCTCTCGGTGCAGCCAGGACCCACAGTAGCTGTAGGAGAGAACATGACCCTGCTGTGTCAGACACGGAGCCAGAGGGACATTTTATTTCTGTCCAAGGAGGGGACAATGGTTTCCCCCCTGCGTCTTAGATCAAAGTACCAAGCTCAGCAGTACCAGGCCCAATTCTCCATGAGTCCTGTGACCTCAGCACATGGGGGGACCTACAGGTGTTACAGCTCATTCAGCACCTCCCCTTACGAGTTGTCACACCCCAGTGACGCCCTGGAGCTCGTGGTCTCAG GACCCTCTGGggaccccacctccccacccacaTGGCCCAACTTAACATCTG GAGGCTCAGAGGATCGACTCTCTGCAACAGAGTCAGGCCAGTGGAAGG GTGTCCAAGGTCTCAAACCGTACCAGAATGTTCTGATCGGGATCTCTGTGGCCTTCGTCCTGCTGCTCTTCCTCTTCGTTCTCCTCCTCATCCGACATCGACAACAGGGCAAATGCAGGACATCAG CTCCAGCCCAGCTGCTGATGCCCAGGAAGAGACCCTCTGTGAGAAGAAGAGGAGGTGCTGccctgggggtgggcacagagattTCA TAG
- the LOC106840903 gene encoding leukocyte immunoglobulin-like receptor subfamily B member 5 isoform X27: MSPKLTFLLCLGLSVGLRTSGQAGIYRKPSLSALPSPVVTSGGFVTLQCISWQGFDRFILTKEGEHRPSWTLDSQRRHNGQFQALFPVGPVTPSYRWTFRCCGCYRYIHQQCSEPSDPVELLVPGVSGKPSLLSQQGSIMTFGRNLTLQCLSDVGYDRFALSKEGGHNLPQRLSERPQTGRSQADFLLGRVSLSHGGRYRCYGGHKFSSKWSTPSDPLDILVAGVLPDTPSLSVQPGPTVAVGENMTLLCQTRSQRDILFLSKEGTMVSPLRLRSKYQAQQYQAQFSMSPVTSAHGGTYRCYSSFSTSPYELSHPSDALELVVSGPSGDPTSPPTWPNLTSGGSEDRLSATESGQWKGVQGLKPYQNVLIGISVAFVLLLFLFVLLLIRHRQQGKCRTSAPAQLLMPRKRPSVRRRGGAALGVGTEISMPP, translated from the exons ATGTCCCCCAAGCTCACATTCCTGCTCTGCCTTG GGCTGAGTGTGGGACTGAGGACCTCAGGGCAGGCAG gAATCTACAGAAAACCCTCCCTCTCAGCCCTGCCGAGCCCTGTGGTGACCTCAGGAGGGTTTGTGACCCTCCAGTGTATCTCATGGCAGGGATTTGACAGGTTCATTCTGACTAAGGAAGGAGAACACAGGCCCTCGTGGACTTTGGACTCACAGCGACGCCACAACGGGCAGTTCCAGGCCCTGTTTCCTGTGGGCCCTGTCACCCCAAGTTACAGGTGGACATTCAGATGCTGTGGCTGTTACAGGTATATCCACCAGCAGTGCTCAGAACCCAGTGATCCCGTGGAGCTCCTGGTTCCTG GTGTGTCTGGGAAGCCCTCCCTCCTGAGCCAGCAGGGCTCTATCATGACCTTTGGACGGAACTTGACTCTCCAGTGTCTCTCTGACGTCGGCTATGACAGATTCGCTCTGTCCAAGGAGGGAGGACATAACCTCCCCCAGCGCCTCAGTGAACGGCCCCAGACTGGACGTTCTCAAGCTGATTTCCTCCTGGGCCGTGTGAGCTTGTCCCATGGGGGCCGGTACAGATGCTATGGTGGACACAAGTTCTCCTCCAAGTGGTCAACCCCCAGCGACCCCCTGGACATCCTGGTGGCAG GAGTACTCCCTGACACACCCTCCCTCTCGGTGCAGCCAGGACCCACAGTAGCTGTAGGAGAGAACATGACCCTGCTGTGTCAGACACGGAGCCAGAGGGACATTTTATTTCTGTCCAAGGAGGGGACAATGGTTTCCCCCCTGCGTCTTAGATCAAAGTACCAAGCTCAGCAGTACCAGGCCCAATTCTCCATGAGTCCTGTGACCTCAGCACATGGGGGGACCTACAGGTGTTACAGCTCATTCAGCACCTCCCCTTACGAGTTGTCACACCCCAGTGACGCCCTGGAGCTCGTGGTCTCAG GACCCTCTGGggaccccacctccccacccacaTGGCCCAACTTAACATCTG GAGGCTCAGAGGATCGACTCTCTGCAACAGAGTCAGGCCAGTGGAAGG GTGTCCAAGGTCTCAAACCGTACCAGAATGTTCTGATCGGGATCTCTGTGGCCTTCGTCCTGCTGCTCTTCCTCTTCGTTCTCCTCCTCATCCGACATCGACAACAGGGCAAATGCAGGACATCAG CTCCAGCCCAGCTGCTGATGCCCAGGAAGAGACCCTCTGTGAGAAGAAGAGGAGGTGCTGccctgggggtgggcacagagattTCA AT
- the LOC106840903 gene encoding leukocyte immunoglobulin-like receptor subfamily B member 5 isoform X26, whose product MSPKLTFLLCLGLSVGLRTSGQAGIYRKPSLSALPSPVVTSGGFVTLQCISWQGFDRFILTKEGEHRPSWTLDSQRRHNGQFQALFPVGPVTPSYRWTFRCCGCYRYIHQQCSEPSDPVELLVPGVSGKPSLLSQQGSIMTFGRNLTLQCLSDVGYDRFALSKEGGHNLPQRLSERPQTGRSQADFLLGRVSLSHGGRYRCYGGHKFSSKWSTPSDPLDILVAGVLPDTPSLSVQPGPTVAVGENMTLLCQTRSQRDILFLSKEGTMVSPLRLRSKYQAQQYQAQFSMSPVTSAHGGTYRCYSSFSTSPYELSHPSDALELVVSGPSGDPTSPPTWPNLTSGGSEDRLSATESGQWKGVQGLKPYQNVLIGISVAFVLLLFLFVLLLIRHRQQGKCRTSAPAQLLMPRKRPSVRRRGGAALGVGTEISQMPP is encoded by the exons ATGTCCCCCAAGCTCACATTCCTGCTCTGCCTTG GGCTGAGTGTGGGACTGAGGACCTCAGGGCAGGCAG gAATCTACAGAAAACCCTCCCTCTCAGCCCTGCCGAGCCCTGTGGTGACCTCAGGAGGGTTTGTGACCCTCCAGTGTATCTCATGGCAGGGATTTGACAGGTTCATTCTGACTAAGGAAGGAGAACACAGGCCCTCGTGGACTTTGGACTCACAGCGACGCCACAACGGGCAGTTCCAGGCCCTGTTTCCTGTGGGCCCTGTCACCCCAAGTTACAGGTGGACATTCAGATGCTGTGGCTGTTACAGGTATATCCACCAGCAGTGCTCAGAACCCAGTGATCCCGTGGAGCTCCTGGTTCCTG GTGTGTCTGGGAAGCCCTCCCTCCTGAGCCAGCAGGGCTCTATCATGACCTTTGGACGGAACTTGACTCTCCAGTGTCTCTCTGACGTCGGCTATGACAGATTCGCTCTGTCCAAGGAGGGAGGACATAACCTCCCCCAGCGCCTCAGTGAACGGCCCCAGACTGGACGTTCTCAAGCTGATTTCCTCCTGGGCCGTGTGAGCTTGTCCCATGGGGGCCGGTACAGATGCTATGGTGGACACAAGTTCTCCTCCAAGTGGTCAACCCCCAGCGACCCCCTGGACATCCTGGTGGCAG GAGTACTCCCTGACACACCCTCCCTCTCGGTGCAGCCAGGACCCACAGTAGCTGTAGGAGAGAACATGACCCTGCTGTGTCAGACACGGAGCCAGAGGGACATTTTATTTCTGTCCAAGGAGGGGACAATGGTTTCCCCCCTGCGTCTTAGATCAAAGTACCAAGCTCAGCAGTACCAGGCCCAATTCTCCATGAGTCCTGTGACCTCAGCACATGGGGGGACCTACAGGTGTTACAGCTCATTCAGCACCTCCCCTTACGAGTTGTCACACCCCAGTGACGCCCTGGAGCTCGTGGTCTCAG GACCCTCTGGggaccccacctccccacccacaTGGCCCAACTTAACATCTG GAGGCTCAGAGGATCGACTCTCTGCAACAGAGTCAGGCCAGTGGAAGG GTGTCCAAGGTCTCAAACCGTACCAGAATGTTCTGATCGGGATCTCTGTGGCCTTCGTCCTGCTGCTCTTCCTCTTCGTTCTCCTCCTCATCCGACATCGACAACAGGGCAAATGCAGGACATCAG CTCCAGCCCAGCTGCTGATGCCCAGGAAGAGACCCTCTGTGAGAAGAAGAGGAGGTGCTGccctgggggtgggcacagagattTCA CAGAT
- the LOC106840903 gene encoding leukocyte immunoglobulin-like receptor subfamily B member 5 isoform X24, translating to MSPKLTFLLCLGLSVGLRTSGQAGIYRKPSLSALPSPVVTSGGFVTLQCISWQGFDRFILTKEGEHRPSWTLDSQRRHNGQFQALFPVGPVTPSYRWTFRCCGCYRYIHQQCSEPSDPVELLVPGVSGKPSLLSQQGSIMTFGRNLTLQCLSDVGYDRFALSKEGGHNLPQRLSERPQTGRSQADFLLGRVSLSHGGRYRCYGGHKFSSKWSTPSDPLDILVAGVLPDTPSLSVQPGPTVAVGENMTLLCQTRSQRDILFLSKEGTMVSPLRLRSKYQAQQYQAQFSMSPVTSAHGGTYRCYSSFSTSPYELSHPSDALELVVSGPSGDPTSPPTWPNLTSGGSEDRLSATESGQWKGVQGLKPYQNVLIGISVAFVLLLFLFVLLLIRHRQQGKCRTSAPAQLLMPRKRPSVRRRGDATVKNTQPEEGVELHPQCGQLTGGSQP from the exons ATGTCCCCCAAGCTCACATTCCTGCTCTGCCTTG GGCTGAGTGTGGGACTGAGGACCTCAGGGCAGGCAG gAATCTACAGAAAACCCTCCCTCTCAGCCCTGCCGAGCCCTGTGGTGACCTCAGGAGGGTTTGTGACCCTCCAGTGTATCTCATGGCAGGGATTTGACAGGTTCATTCTGACTAAGGAAGGAGAACACAGGCCCTCGTGGACTTTGGACTCACAGCGACGCCACAACGGGCAGTTCCAGGCCCTGTTTCCTGTGGGCCCTGTCACCCCAAGTTACAGGTGGACATTCAGATGCTGTGGCTGTTACAGGTATATCCACCAGCAGTGCTCAGAACCCAGTGATCCCGTGGAGCTCCTGGTTCCTG GTGTGTCTGGGAAGCCCTCCCTCCTGAGCCAGCAGGGCTCTATCATGACCTTTGGACGGAACTTGACTCTCCAGTGTCTCTCTGACGTCGGCTATGACAGATTCGCTCTGTCCAAGGAGGGAGGACATAACCTCCCCCAGCGCCTCAGTGAACGGCCCCAGACTGGACGTTCTCAAGCTGATTTCCTCCTGGGCCGTGTGAGCTTGTCCCATGGGGGCCGGTACAGATGCTATGGTGGACACAAGTTCTCCTCCAAGTGGTCAACCCCCAGCGACCCCCTGGACATCCTGGTGGCAG GAGTACTCCCTGACACACCCTCCCTCTCGGTGCAGCCAGGACCCACAGTAGCTGTAGGAGAGAACATGACCCTGCTGTGTCAGACACGGAGCCAGAGGGACATTTTATTTCTGTCCAAGGAGGGGACAATGGTTTCCCCCCTGCGTCTTAGATCAAAGTACCAAGCTCAGCAGTACCAGGCCCAATTCTCCATGAGTCCTGTGACCTCAGCACATGGGGGGACCTACAGGTGTTACAGCTCATTCAGCACCTCCCCTTACGAGTTGTCACACCCCAGTGACGCCCTGGAGCTCGTGGTCTCAG GACCCTCTGGggaccccacctccccacccacaTGGCCCAACTTAACATCTG GAGGCTCAGAGGATCGACTCTCTGCAACAGAGTCAGGCCAGTGGAAGG GTGTCCAAGGTCTCAAACCGTACCAGAATGTTCTGATCGGGATCTCTGTGGCCTTCGTCCTGCTGCTCTTCCTCTTCGTTCTCCTCCTCATCCGACATCGACAACAGGGCAAATGCAGGACATCAG CTCCAGCCCAGCTGCTGATGCCCAGGAAGAGACCCTCTGTGAGAAGAAGAGGAG AT
- the LOC106840903 gene encoding leukocyte immunoglobulin-like receptor subfamily B member 5 isoform X30 — protein MSPKLTFLLCLGLSVGLRTSGQAGIYRKPSLSALPSPVVTSGGFVTLQCISWQGFDRFILTKEGEHRPSWTLDSQRRHNGQFQALFPVGPVTPSYRWTFRCCGCYRYIHQQCSEPSDPVELLVPGVSGKPSLLSQQGSIMTFGRNLTLQCLSDVGYDRFALSKEGGHNLPQRLSERPQTGRSQADFLLGRVSLSHGGRYRCYGGHKFSSKWSTPSDPLDILVAGVLPDTPSLSVQPGPTVAVGENMTLLCQTRSQRDILFLSKEGTMVSPLRLRSKYQAQQYQAQFSMSPVTSAHGGTYRCYSSFSTSPYELSHPSDALELVVSGPSGDPTSPPTWPNLTSGGSEDRLSATESGQWKGVQGLKPYQNVLIGISVAFVLLLFLFVLLLIRHRQQGKCRTSADATVKNTQPEEGVELHPQCGQLTGGSQP, from the exons ATGTCCCCCAAGCTCACATTCCTGCTCTGCCTTG GGCTGAGTGTGGGACTGAGGACCTCAGGGCAGGCAG gAATCTACAGAAAACCCTCCCTCTCAGCCCTGCCGAGCCCTGTGGTGACCTCAGGAGGGTTTGTGACCCTCCAGTGTATCTCATGGCAGGGATTTGACAGGTTCATTCTGACTAAGGAAGGAGAACACAGGCCCTCGTGGACTTTGGACTCACAGCGACGCCACAACGGGCAGTTCCAGGCCCTGTTTCCTGTGGGCCCTGTCACCCCAAGTTACAGGTGGACATTCAGATGCTGTGGCTGTTACAGGTATATCCACCAGCAGTGCTCAGAACCCAGTGATCCCGTGGAGCTCCTGGTTCCTG GTGTGTCTGGGAAGCCCTCCCTCCTGAGCCAGCAGGGCTCTATCATGACCTTTGGACGGAACTTGACTCTCCAGTGTCTCTCTGACGTCGGCTATGACAGATTCGCTCTGTCCAAGGAGGGAGGACATAACCTCCCCCAGCGCCTCAGTGAACGGCCCCAGACTGGACGTTCTCAAGCTGATTTCCTCCTGGGCCGTGTGAGCTTGTCCCATGGGGGCCGGTACAGATGCTATGGTGGACACAAGTTCTCCTCCAAGTGGTCAACCCCCAGCGACCCCCTGGACATCCTGGTGGCAG GAGTACTCCCTGACACACCCTCCCTCTCGGTGCAGCCAGGACCCACAGTAGCTGTAGGAGAGAACATGACCCTGCTGTGTCAGACACGGAGCCAGAGGGACATTTTATTTCTGTCCAAGGAGGGGACAATGGTTTCCCCCCTGCGTCTTAGATCAAAGTACCAAGCTCAGCAGTACCAGGCCCAATTCTCCATGAGTCCTGTGACCTCAGCACATGGGGGGACCTACAGGTGTTACAGCTCATTCAGCACCTCCCCTTACGAGTTGTCACACCCCAGTGACGCCCTGGAGCTCGTGGTCTCAG GACCCTCTGGggaccccacctccccacccacaTGGCCCAACTTAACATCTG GAGGCTCAGAGGATCGACTCTCTGCAACAGAGTCAGGCCAGTGGAAGG GTGTCCAAGGTCTCAAACCGTACCAGAATGTTCTGATCGGGATCTCTGTGGCCTTCGTCCTGCTGCTCTTCCTCTTCGTTCTCCTCCTCATCCGACATCGACAACAGGGCAAATGCAGGACATCAG CAGAT